The proteins below are encoded in one region of Telopea speciosissima isolate NSW1024214 ecotype Mountain lineage chromosome 10, Tspe_v1, whole genome shotgun sequence:
- the LOC122644145 gene encoding polygalacturonase non-catalytic subunit AroGP2-like, whose translation MTHLILLLGLLILAYISGSQAENAFSQYWEEHIDLPQPPHWFASKASPLSHHQMVVFMKLVEENQLASHLHSFCKQANVACSTNLLFKKTKEDTTLPPIAQWNGLRVKYDGSLNETTLSVASQGGVPYFRESMAKEGCLITIPDLRDPMPYKSFLPRPLASKIPFSFTRIKELNKLFGVVDESSMDEYIRDTLEICEKSPIEGEQCTCATSVEDLIDFVVEKLGHHVGIWSTESIEGSYENVTIGAVKLIHGNLSEPPVLCHSQPFLFQVYYCHVFQNVKVYVVDIHARKKVNHVIMACHYDTSTWNPNHLAFKVLGFGPGLIEVCHWINENGLVWTKSLG comes from the exons ATGACGCATCTCATTTTGTTGCTTGGACTTCTCATACTAGCATATATTAGT GGTTCTCAAGCTGAAAATGCCTTCTCACAGTATTGGGAAGAGCACATTGATCTTCCACAACCTCCACATTGGTTTGCTTCAAAAGCTTCTCCATTAAGCCACCATCAAATGGTAGTATTTATGAAACTTGTGGAGGAAAATCAATTGGCTTCCCACCTACATTCCTTTTGTAAGCAGGCTAATGTTGCTTGCTCTACAAATCTATTATTCAAGAAGACAAAAGAAGACACAACCCTACCACCAATAGCACAGTGGAATGGTTTAAGAGTGAAATATGATGGCAGTCTAAATGAAACAACCTTATCAGTTGCCAGCCAAGGAGGAGTACCATATTTTCGAGAGTCGATGGCGAAAGAAGGATGTTTAATAACCATCCCTGATCTAAGAGATCCAATGCCATATAAATCATTCTTGCCGCGACCTCTAGCATCAAAAATTCCATTTTCCTTTACCCGTATCAAGGAATTGAATAAGCTTTTTGGTGTGGTAGATGAATCAAGCATGGATGAGTACATTAGAGACACCCTTGAGATATGTGAGAAGAGTCCCATTGAAGGTGAGCAATGCACTTGTGCAACTTCTGTAGAAGATCTCATCGATTTCGTTGTCGAGAAATTAGGGCACCATGTAGGTATATGGAGTACTGAGAGCATAGAAGGATCTTATGAGAATGTCACAATTGGAGCTGTGAAACTCATCCATGGAAACCTCTCAGAACCACCAGTCTTATGTCATAGTCAGCCATTTCTATTTCAAGTCTATTATTGTCATGTTTTCCAGAATGTAAAAGTATATGTAGTTGATATACATGCTAGGAAGAAAGTGAATCATGTGATCATGGCATGCCATTACGACACATCAACTTGGAATCCAAACCATCTAGCTTTTAAGGTGTTAGGTTTTGGTCCAGGACTAATTGAAGTCTGTCATTGGATAAATGAGAATGGATTGGTTTGGACAAAGTCTCTAGGTTGA
- the LOC122642909 gene encoding phosphatidylinositol/phosphatidylcholine transfer protein SFH1-like isoform X1: MGVVSQDAIKQFQALIDQIDEPLKKTFQNIHQGYPTESLVRFLKAREWNVAKAHKMLVDCLNWRIQNEIDNILAKPILPVDLYRALRDSHLIGMSGYSKEGLPVLAIGVGLSTFDKASVHYYVQSHIQINEYRDRVILPSATRKYGRHISTCIKILDMTGLKLSALSQIKLLTVISTIDDLNYPEKTNTYYIVNAPYIFSACWKVVKPLLQERTRRKIQVLQGCGRDELLKIMDYASLPHFCVRESSGSSRHSKNGTDDCFSLDHSFHQELFNYIKQQSLSLEPIAPIKQCSFHVDVPDPDPKGTKIVMTIESELHKLGDQNGLCHSIDDLKINGDSDGRKKWSVI; encoded by the exons atgggaGTGGTTTCTCAGGACGCGATCAAGCAATTCCAAGCTTTAATCGACCAGA TCGACGAGCCATTGAAGAAGACCTTTCAG AATATTCATCAAGGGTATCCAACAGAATCGTTGGTTCGGTTTCTCAAGGCAAGGGAGTGGAATGTTGCCAAAGCACATAAAATG TTGGTGGATTGTTTAAACTGGAGAATACAAAACGAGATAGACAATATATTAGCG AAACCCATACTTCCTGTGGACTTATATAGGGCATTGCGTGACTCACATCTCATAGGAATGTCAGGTTACTCGAAGGAG ggccTCCCTGTTTTGGCTATTGGTGTTGGGCTCAGCACATTTGACAAGGCATCT GTTCATTACTATGTTCAGTCACACATCCAAATTAATGAATATCGGGACCGTGTAATTTTG CCTTCGGCAACAAGGAAATATGGACGGCATATTAGTACCTGCATTAAGATTTTGGATATGACTGGTCTAAAGCTTTCAGCACTCAGCCAAATTAAG TTATTGACTGTCATATCTACTATTGATGATCTGAACTATCCCGAGAAGACAAATACGTATTACATTGTGAATGCTCCATACATattttcagcttgctggaag GTAGTAAAGCCGCTATTGCAAGAGAGAACGAGGAGAAAAATTCAGGTGCTGCAGGGTTGCGGGAGAGATGAGTTGCTGAAG ATAATGGACTATGCATCCCTTCCGCATTTCTGCGTTAGAGAAAGTTCGGGTTCATCCCGGCATTCAAAAAATGGAACCGATGACTGCTTCTCATTGGACCATTCTTTTCATCAGGAGCTCTTTAACTACATCAAGCAGCAATCCTTGAGCCTTGAACCTATTGCACCCATCAAACAATGTTCTTTCCATGTAGATGTTCCTGATCCGGACCCAAAAGGCACAAAGATTGTTATGACCATAGAATCTGAGTTACACAAGCTTGGGGATCAGAATGGGCTCTGTCATTCAATAGATGACCTGAAAATCAATGGCGACTCTGATGGAAGAAAGAAATGGTCAGTGATTTAA
- the LOC122642909 gene encoding phosphatidylinositol/phosphatidylcholine transfer protein SFH1-like isoform X2, with translation MGVVSQDAIKQFQALIDAVDEPLKKTFQNIHQGYPTESLVRFLKAREWNVAKAHKMLVDCLNWRIQNEIDNILAKPILPVDLYRALRDSHLIGMSGYSKEGLPVLAIGVGLSTFDKASVHYYVQSHIQINEYRDRVILPSATRKYGRHISTCIKILDMTGLKLSALSQIKLLTVISTIDDLNYPEKTNTYYIVNAPYIFSACWKVVKPLLQERTRRKIQVLQGCGRDELLKIMDYASLPHFCVRESSGSSRHSKNGTDDCFSLDHSFHQELFNYIKQQSLSLEPIAPIKQCSFHVDVPDPDPKGTKIVMTIESELHKLGDQNGLCHSIDDLKINGDSDGRKKWSVI, from the exons atgggaGTGGTTTCTCAGGACGCGATCAAGCAATTCCAAGCTTTAATCGA tgcAGTCGACGAGCCATTGAAGAAGACCTTTCAG AATATTCATCAAGGGTATCCAACAGAATCGTTGGTTCGGTTTCTCAAGGCAAGGGAGTGGAATGTTGCCAAAGCACATAAAATG TTGGTGGATTGTTTAAACTGGAGAATACAAAACGAGATAGACAATATATTAGCG AAACCCATACTTCCTGTGGACTTATATAGGGCATTGCGTGACTCACATCTCATAGGAATGTCAGGTTACTCGAAGGAG ggccTCCCTGTTTTGGCTATTGGTGTTGGGCTCAGCACATTTGACAAGGCATCT GTTCATTACTATGTTCAGTCACACATCCAAATTAATGAATATCGGGACCGTGTAATTTTG CCTTCGGCAACAAGGAAATATGGACGGCATATTAGTACCTGCATTAAGATTTTGGATATGACTGGTCTAAAGCTTTCAGCACTCAGCCAAATTAAG TTATTGACTGTCATATCTACTATTGATGATCTGAACTATCCCGAGAAGACAAATACGTATTACATTGTGAATGCTCCATACATattttcagcttgctggaag GTAGTAAAGCCGCTATTGCAAGAGAGAACGAGGAGAAAAATTCAGGTGCTGCAGGGTTGCGGGAGAGATGAGTTGCTGAAG ATAATGGACTATGCATCCCTTCCGCATTTCTGCGTTAGAGAAAGTTCGGGTTCATCCCGGCATTCAAAAAATGGAACCGATGACTGCTTCTCATTGGACCATTCTTTTCATCAGGAGCTCTTTAACTACATCAAGCAGCAATCCTTGAGCCTTGAACCTATTGCACCCATCAAACAATGTTCTTTCCATGTAGATGTTCCTGATCCGGACCCAAAAGGCACAAAGATTGTTATGACCATAGAATCTGAGTTACACAAGCTTGGGGATCAGAATGGGCTCTGTCATTCAATAGATGACCTGAAAATCAATGGCGACTCTGATGGAAGAAAGAAATGGTCAGTGATTTAA